A region from the Bos indicus isolate NIAB-ARS_2022 breed Sahiwal x Tharparkar chromosome 14, NIAB-ARS_B.indTharparkar_mat_pri_1.0, whole genome shotgun sequence genome encodes:
- the VPS28 gene encoding vacuolar protein sorting-associated protein 28 homolog isoform X1 has protein sequence MFHGIPATPGMGAPGNKPELYEEVKLYKNAREREKYDNMAELFAVVKTMQALEKAYIKDCVTPNEYTAACSRLLVQYKAAFRQVQGSEISSIDEFCRKFRLDCPLAMERIKEDRPITIKDDKGNLNRCIADVVSLFITVMDKLRLEIRAMDEIQPDLRELMETMHRMSHLPPDFEGRQTVSQWLQTLSGMSASDELDDSQVRQMLFDLESAYNAFNRFLHA, from the exons ATGTTTCACGGGATCCCAGCCACTCCTGGCATGGGAG CCCCTGGAAACAAGCCGGAGCTGTATGAG GAAGTGAAGCTGTACAAGAACGCCCGTGAGCGGGAGAA GTACGACAACATGGCGGAGCTGTTTGCGGTGGTGAAGACGATGCAAGCCCTGGAGAAGGCGTACATCAAGGACTGCGTCACCCCCAACGA GTACACCGCAGCCTGCTCCCGACTCCTGGTCCAGTACAAGGCGGCCTTCCGGCAGGTCCAGGGCTCAGAAATCAGCTCCATTGATGAATTCTGCCGCAAGTTTCGC CTGGACTGCCCACTGGCTATGGAGAGGATCAAGGAGGACCGGCCCATCACCATCAAGGACGACAAAGGCAACCTGAACCGCTGCATAGCGGACGTGGTCTCG CTCTTTATCACGGTGATGGACAAGCTGCGCCTGGAGATCCGAGCCATGGACGAG ATCCAGCCTGACCTGCGGGAGCTGATGGAGACCATGCACCGCATGAGCCACCTGCCCCCTGACTTCGAGGGCCGCCAGACGGTCAGCCAGTG GCTGCAGACCCTGAGTGGCATGTCGGCCTCAGATGAGCTGGATGACTCCCAGGTGCGCCAGATGCTCTTCGACCTGGAGTCGGCCTACAACGCCTTCAACCGCTTCCTGCATGCCTGA
- the VPS28 gene encoding vacuolar protein sorting-associated protein 28 homolog isoform X2, with protein MFHGIPATPGMGAPGNKPELYEEVKLYKNAREREKYDNMAELFAVVKTMQALEKAYIKDCVTPNEYTAACSRLLVQYKAAFRQVQGSEISSIDEFCRKFRLDCPLAMERIKEDRPITIKDDKGNLNRCIADVVSLFITVMDKLRLEIRAMDEIQPDLRELMETMHRMSHLPPDFEGRQTVSQWRCTLCPAGCRP; from the exons ATGTTTCACGGGATCCCAGCCACTCCTGGCATGGGAG CCCCTGGAAACAAGCCGGAGCTGTATGAG GAAGTGAAGCTGTACAAGAACGCCCGTGAGCGGGAGAA GTACGACAACATGGCGGAGCTGTTTGCGGTGGTGAAGACGATGCAAGCCCTGGAGAAGGCGTACATCAAGGACTGCGTCACCCCCAACGA GTACACCGCAGCCTGCTCCCGACTCCTGGTCCAGTACAAGGCGGCCTTCCGGCAGGTCCAGGGCTCAGAAATCAGCTCCATTGATGAATTCTGCCGCAAGTTTCGC CTGGACTGCCCACTGGCTATGGAGAGGATCAAGGAGGACCGGCCCATCACCATCAAGGACGACAAAGGCAACCTGAACCGCTGCATAGCGGACGTGGTCTCG CTCTTTATCACGGTGATGGACAAGCTGCGCCTGGAGATCCGAGCCATGGACGAG ATCCAGCCTGACCTGCGGGAGCTGATGGAGACCATGCACCGCATGAGCCACCTGCCCCCTGACTTCGAGGGCCGCCAGACGGTCAGCCAGTG gcgCTGTACCCTGTGCCCTGCAGGCTGCAGACCCTGA
- the VPS28 gene encoding vacuolar protein sorting-associated protein 28 homolog isoform X3, translating to MFHGIPATPGMGAPGNKPELYEEVKLYKNAREREKYDNMAELFAVVKTMQALEKAYIKDCVTPNEYTAACSRLLVQYKAAFRQVQGSEISSIDEFCRKFRLFITVMDKLRLEIRAMDEIQPDLRELMETMHRMSHLPPDFEGRQTVSQWLQTLSGMSASDELDDSQVRQMLFDLESAYNAFNRFLHA from the exons ATGTTTCACGGGATCCCAGCCACTCCTGGCATGGGAG CCCCTGGAAACAAGCCGGAGCTGTATGAG GAAGTGAAGCTGTACAAGAACGCCCGTGAGCGGGAGAA GTACGACAACATGGCGGAGCTGTTTGCGGTGGTGAAGACGATGCAAGCCCTGGAGAAGGCGTACATCAAGGACTGCGTCACCCCCAACGA GTACACCGCAGCCTGCTCCCGACTCCTGGTCCAGTACAAGGCGGCCTTCCGGCAGGTCCAGGGCTCAGAAATCAGCTCCATTGATGAATTCTGCCGCAAGTTTCGC CTCTTTATCACGGTGATGGACAAGCTGCGCCTGGAGATCCGAGCCATGGACGAG ATCCAGCCTGACCTGCGGGAGCTGATGGAGACCATGCACCGCATGAGCCACCTGCCCCCTGACTTCGAGGGCCGCCAGACGGTCAGCCAGTG GCTGCAGACCCTGAGTGGCATGTCGGCCTCAGATGAGCTGGATGACTCCCAGGTGCGCCAGATGCTCTTCGACCTGGAGTCGGCCTACAACGCCTTCAACCGCTTCCTGCATGCCTGA